Within the Bacteroidia bacterium genome, the region AACACCAAGTCTTAAAAATACTACTTAATATTGCGTAACATCAGTTACTAAATTTGCCTCCTCTTTTTCTTAAAAACCCTTAGGATGCTATTGCAGCAAAAACTATAGCTTTCATGCTTTCTGAACCACAACCATTTTAAAACTTAGAGTGGCTATTTTGGGTAAAATAGCCACTCTAAGTTTTAAAATGGTTGTAAGAATAAATTAATTAGTATTTTCCATGTAATTTTAATCCACGGGAAACACGGTCAACAGCTACTATGTAGGCAGCTTCACGCATTGGGACTTTATGCAGTAATGATGCGTTATAAACTCTTTCAAAAGCGTCTTTCATGATGGTATCGGCGCGTTCATTAACTTCCGTTTCGCTGTAATAATGTCCGCGTCTGTTTTGTACCCATTCAAAATAAGAAACCGTAACTCCTCCGGCATTGGCTAAAATATCCGGTATTATCATGATATTTTTGCTGTTTAAGATGCTGTCTGCACTTGCAGATGTTGGGCCGTTAGCACCTTCTGAAATCAATTTTGCCTTAATGTCATTGGCATTGGAGGCAGTAATCTGATTTTCTAAGGCTGCTGGCACTAAAACATCTACATCTAAGGCTAATAATTCGGCATTTGTTATTTTGTTACCGCCTTTAAAGCCTTCCAGAACGCCTTTGTTTTCGTTACGATAGTTTATAGCTTGGGTAATGTTGATTCCTTCTGGGTTATAGAATGCGCCGGTATGGTCAGAGATGGCAACGATTTTTACTCCGTGTTGGTTTAAGAGTTTTGCAGAGATTGAGCCTACGTTTCCAAAACCTTGAACGGCGCAGGTACATTGGCTGGGTTTCATGCCGAGTTTTTCTAATGCAGCAAGCGTAGTAGTCATAACGCCACGTCCGGTTGCTTCTACACGTCCTTTGGAACCACCCAATTCTAAGGGTTTTCCGGTGATAACTGCTGGTATAAACTTGCCGCCGCAGAGTTTAGAAAATTCATCTGCTATCCATGCCATTTCTCTTCCGCTGGTGCCCATATCGGGTGCCGGAATGTCTAAGTCAGGGCCAAAAACGTCAATCATAGAGTCTGTATAGGCGCGGGTTAAGCGTTCTAACTCACCTACACTCATAGAAGCTGGATTACAGCATATTCCACCTTTAGCACCTCCATAAGGAATGCTCACTACGGCACATTTCCAAGTCATCCAAGCAGCTAATGCTTTTACTTCATCCATATTAACGTCCAATGAATAACGGATTCCACCTTTGGAGGGGCCAAGGGCTGTATTGTGAATCACTCGATAGCCTTCAAAAACTTCCGTGCGGCCGTCATCCATTGTAACGGGTAAGTTTACCATAACAATTCTAGCTGGACGGCTTAGAATGTTTCTTTCTCTTGAATCTAAATTCAAAATGTCGGATGCTTTGTTAAAGCGAGCCAACATAGACTCATACGGATTTTCGCTGGTCGGGCTTAATAAAGCCTCGCCTTCTGCAACAGTTTTCATAAATATAAAATATGATACGGTTTTATTGATGTGAAATAAATTATCTCAAAAACTAATTTTGACCACTATCAGTGAACCAAAATTGACGCGAAACTACAAAATACTTATTCATAATAGACATTTAAGAAGATATTATTTTTTGCGCCTCTACATATAAACTTCCTAAGTGCCTTTCAGGGCTATCTTGGATTAATTTAGGGTTATTTCCAACTTTAAAGGCAACTTCTACGCAGTTAGAAAATCCGGCCTCTGCTAATAGTGCCGTTAAAAATTCTGCATTAAACGTAGATAAATGCCCCCATTGCTGCGTAAGTCCCCAAACCGCTTCTGCTAAGGTTGTGTAAGGTAGTGTGTTTTTGTATTCTATAATAGCTTCGTCCGGGTCAGGTTGAAAAGCACGAATGGTTTCCATTAGGCCGGGTACGCAGATTCTAATATAAGCACCATTTTTCATAGTTCTAAACAACTCTTTTAGTAGCAAATAGTTATCTGACGGATGTAAATGTTCTAAGGTATGTTCGGTAAATACTCCTGCCCAAAAGTTATCCGGGCAGTTTAGTGGCTTACGCAAATCTAAGAGCCAATCTATTTGTGGTTTATTTTTACCAAACTTAAAAGCATAGTAATAAAAATCTGCATTTATAAAACCTTTCAAGTAATTACCGCCACAACCAAGATGCAATAATGGATCTGATTCTTTTTGTGGAGGCGGTTTACTTAAAAAAAAATCTCCAAATCTTCCGATTAAGTCAAACTTTAATAACGGCCACCAGTGCCATAAATACGATTTATTGAGTACAGAATAGGGATTTTGAGGGTCTAAATAAAGTTTCTTCATTTATGCGCGATATAAGCCTAAGATGTAGATAGAATAAACAAGAAATCCTTAAAGATAATTTGACAAAAGTCAATATATCTTTAAGGATAATAAGTTGTTTTTTATAGGAATTATTCTTGCATTCCCAGACGTTTTTTGGCTTCTTTCATCTCAATCCGAACACCGTCAAGATAAGGAACGACCCAAGCGTCTTTGATGCCCATTTTACGAATATCTGACTTAAAGGCATCTGCAATAGCTAAATCGCGGAAGTTTCCGATAGTGTATTTGTTAAAATTATCGGCAGATTCTCCTTCAAAATTTTGAGTATCTTTTAAGTATTGGTTGATATTAAATACCTTAAATGCGCCTAACTGTACCTTAAATATAAGCCCCGGCTGGATATTTTTTTCGGTAACTTTCTTTTGTGCTTCGTAAGCTGTATTTAATTGGTCATACTGGGCTTTCATGGCTGCCAGTTCCGTGTTTTTCTTCTTTAATTCGGAATCACATTTATCCAAATCTGCTTGTGCTTCGGTATAACGCTGGCTTAGTTCTGCAATTTTTTTGTTTAGCTCTTCGATTTGCCGTTGATAAGATTCCTGATTATTTTTCAGTGCTAAGGGGTTCTTAACATACTGCTTTGCTTTTTTCTTCCACTCTTTTTTAGTGCGTTTATCATTAGCTCCCTTTTTTTGAGCAACTGCCGGAATCGTTAAAATCCCCAGAATGAATATAATCCCTGTAAATGTTAAAATAAATTTTCTCATAATTTTAAACTGAGATAGTTGGTTTTCGTAATAGTTTTGTTTTACTTATAATTCGTGCCGCAAATTTAGGTTAATGTTTATGTTTTTTCAAAATTTATCTTGGGCTTTAATTAGATTTAGTACTAATTTTGGAACTTAAAATTTTCCACATAAATTATTTAGATACAAATGAGTAAAATTACAGTTGTGGGTGCAGGGGCAGTAGGTGCCACTTGCGCTGATGTGTTAGCACGCCAACAGGTTTGTAATGAAGTAGTTCTCCTTGATGTCAAAGAGGGTGTCTCTGAGGGAAAAGCCTTAGACTTGTTTCAATGTTCATCCATTTTAGGATTTGATACTATTTTAACCGGCAGTACCAATGACTATGCTAAAACAGCCGGGTCTGACGTAGTGGTAGTTACCTCTGGTGTTCCCCGTAAGCCCGGAATGACCCGTGAAGAACTTATCGGAGTAAACGCCGGAATTGTTAAAACTGTTGTAAATAACATTTTAGCCCATTCTCCCAATGCAGTTATCATCGTAGTTGCCAATCCGATGGATACGATGACCTATTTAACTTTAAAATCCACTAAGCTACCTAAAAACCGCGTTATTGGTATGGGCGGAATTTTAGATAGTGCTCGGTTTAAGGCTTATTTAGCTCTTGAGCTAAAATGCAACCCCAAAGACTTACAAGCAACCGTTATTGGCGGGCATGGCGATACAA harbors:
- a CDS encoding Glu/Leu/Phe/Val dehydrogenase, which translates into the protein MKTVAEGEALLSPTSENPYESMLARFNKASDILNLDSRERNILSRPARIVMVNLPVTMDDGRTEVFEGYRVIHNTALGPSKGGIRYSLDVNMDEVKALAAWMTWKCAVVSIPYGGAKGGICCNPASMSVGELERLTRAYTDSMIDVFGPDLDIPAPDMGTSGREMAWIADEFSKLCGGKFIPAVITGKPLELGGSKGRVEATGRGVMTTTLAALEKLGMKPSQCTCAVQGFGNVGSISAKLLNQHGVKIVAISDHTGAFYNPEGINITQAINYRNENKGVLEGFKGGNKITNAELLALDVDVLVPAALENQITASNANDIKAKLISEGANGPTSASADSILNSKNIMIIPDILANAGGVTVSYFEWVQNRRGHYYSETEVNERADTIMKDAFERVYNASLLHKVPMREAAYIVAVDRVSRGLKLHGKY
- the mdh gene encoding malate dehydrogenase; translated protein: MSKITVVGAGAVGATCADVLARQQVCNEVVLLDVKEGVSEGKALDLFQCSSILGFDTILTGSTNDYAKTAGSDVVVVTSGVPRKPGMTREELIGVNAGIVKTVVNNILAHSPNAVIIVVANPMDTMTYLTLKSTKLPKNRVIGMGGILDSARFKAYLALELKCNPKDLQATVIGGHGDTTMIPLTRFATVASMPVTKFIAPEKMSEIASATMVGGATLTKLLGTSAWYAPGAAAALLAESIVKDQKRVYPCSVFLEGEYGQNDICLGVPIRVGKSGIEEIIDLKLNEDESAAFAKSATAVRDMNNVLNTMNVF